One window of the Doryrhamphus excisus isolate RoL2022-K1 chromosome 10, RoL_Dexc_1.0, whole genome shotgun sequence genome contains the following:
- the LOC131136964 gene encoding putative nuclease HARBI1 — MACPFVEDPVDEEARLLRRELRIRREVIHRPRLDTLSFPDNFLFERYRFTSPTITYIHNLIRQDIQNITNRGRPLSSTQILCVALRFFANGSFLYNIGDAENISKATVCRAVRKVSLALKRQINSFVVFPGHKPVGVIKEEFHRIAGFPGVIGCIDGTHIPIVAPSENEGDYVNRKSIHSINVQEDLMAVC; from the exons atggcatgtccgtttGTAGAAGACCCTGTAGACGAAGAGGCACGACTACTCAGAAGAGAGCTCCGCATTCGTAGGGAAGTTATCCACAGGCCGAGATTGGACACGCTATCATTTCCGGATAATTTTCTTTTCGAACGGTACCGCTTCACTTCACCGACCATCACTTACATCCATAATCTCATCCGTCAAGACATTCAAAACATCACCAACCGTGGACGTCCACTGTCATCCACCCAGATTCTGTGTGTTGCTCTTCGGTTTTTTGCCAACGGaagttttttatataatataggtGATGCAGAAAACATTAGCAAGGCCACCGTCTGCAGAGCTGTGAGAAAAGTGTCCCTAGCACTAAAAAGACAAATCAACTCCTTCGTTGTGTTCCCGGGACATAAACCCGTGGGGGTCATCAAGGAGGAATTCCACAGAATTGCAG GATTCCCTGGTGTGATAGGGTGCATCGATGGGACGCACATTCCCATCGTTGCTCCTTCAGAAAATGAAGGAGACTATGTGAACAGAAAATCCATTCACAGCATCAATGTGCAG